One genomic region from Desulfobacterales bacterium encodes:
- a CDS encoding response regulator has translation MENTADILIIDDDRDLVDSMRIVLESKAYEVRAAYNGKEGYAEMERKIPDLIILDVMMSTDTEGFDLAYKLQRSPQYKKIPILMLTSFPQKMVEQGPENFQHIMGEDWPVTMFFEKPIQPEKLFSAIERLLKEKSE, from the coding sequence ATGGAAAACACAGCAGACATCCTTATTATCGACGATGACAGGGATTTGGTTGATTCGATGCGCATTGTCCTTGAAAGTAAAGCGTACGAGGTTCGGGCTGCTTATAACGGTAAGGAAGGGTATGCGGAAATGGAGCGGAAAATCCCGGACCTTATTATTCTGGATGTCATGATGTCCACCGACACAGAAGGTTTCGATCTTGCCTATAAGCTCCAACGCAGCCCGCAATATAAAAAAATTCCCATACTCATGCTGACCTCATTCCCGCAGAAAATGGTGGAACAGGGGCCGGAGAATTTTCAGCACATTATGGGCGAGGACTGGCCGGTCACGATGTTCTTCGAAAAGCCGATCCAGCCGGAAAAACTTTTCTCTGCGATTGAGCGGCTGCTCAAAGAGAAAAGCGAGTAG